Genomic segment of uncultured Desulfobacter sp.:
GCGCGTTAAAGTCCGGAGACATGCTGGCCCTGGAGCTTGATGGCCGGTTTGCCTTTTCTGCATCCGTGGCCTAAGATCGAATTTGAAATTAGAAGAATACACAAAAAAAATCTAAAGCAACGAAAATCGGCAAATATTGCAGCCTGCAGCCTGCAGGCTGTATGTGCCTAAGCTGCAGGATTCTTACCTGTCCATATGTTGGGTTTAGAGGTTCATTTAATTTTATACGACGTTCTTGTCAGGTTTCACTGCTAAAACAGTCAATTTCATGACAGCTGGGTTTAAAATCTGGAAGATTGATTCAAGAAAATCTTCCAGATTACCGATGTCTACTGGATAAACACACGTTGTCTGAAATTTAGGTATGTTATTTGCAAATCTTTAATAAATCGAAAAGACTATATCTTAAAGGAGAATGTCATGAAAAAATTGATTTGCCTTGCTGTTTTGTTGCCATTATTCTTTGTGTGTTCTTGTTATAATAGGGCCTATTCCCCCCCCAATGCAACCGGGCGCAGCGTAATTGAGGAAAGCAAACCGTTGGATAATGATCGTGTTGTCCTGTTTAAAGTTACGGGGAAAGGTATGGCGCCTGAAACCGCTGTACGGCGTGGTGAAGCGATAATTCTCGGCGAAAGGGCAGCCGTTTTGGATGGATACCGTTTGCTTTTGGAAAAACTGAGGGGGGCTTTGGTCGAGACATACTCCAAAAGAAAGGGCGTTGAAGTTGATATGGATACAATATCTTCCCAGGCCAAGTCTTATTTAAAAGGTGTTGAGATTTTGGAAACAAAGGTGGATGAGTATGGCATCTACCGTGTAGACATGCAGGTCAGGGTATTTTTTGCTTATAACAATGAATTAATCTGGTGGCCCTCCGGCCTGAGTTCCAGTGTTGGACCTTATACCGGCGCAACATACGAGGCAAGAGTTGCCCCGTCAAGTTATGATAGGTGTCAAAATTACCCGTGGTGCGGTGGTTACTATTATTATTCACATCCAATGCGTTAAAAGATATTTATCGCTTATGGGGATAATTGCTCCCCCATATTTGATACCTCTATAATCGTGAATTTTAAATTTTGTTTTTTTAGCGCGTTGCATGCTCATTAAATCATTGTTGATGCTTCAATGAGTGCTTTATCCATGCGTTTGGGTGAAATTTTAAACCGGGTTTTAAGTTCCTGGGCATAAACGGAAATTTTATACTCCTCCAGCATCCAGAAAAAAGCCTCCACGGCATTGGATTTTTCCGTTGATGAGCCCGGGCCAAGGCTGGCAATCAAGTGGGCAAGCTTTCGTTCATAGGGCGTAATAAGCTCTTTTTTCTGGGCCTCTTTGGCCGGATTGTCCATCCAGCGCCTGGCACGGATGGACAGGCATTCCAGGTTTTTGGGCAGCAGCGTAATCCGGTTTAAATCGTAAAGTTCCAGAAAATTGGCAGGGCACAGATTTTTCAGCTCATTGAATATCGCCGTCAATTCGTTAAAAATTACGGGCCGGTTTTTTGACGCAAGGCTTAAGGTTTGCAGCTGATCAAAACACCTCGCGTATTCCCGCCCCACGGTTAAAATATGTTCCATCGCCTGTTGGCCAAGGGTGTAGAGCTTTGGGCGAATGGCCTGCACATGGGCCTCAAATGCCTTTTGGGTAAACGTCTCTTTTTGAAAAAAGTCCTTTGCCATGGCATTGTATGCCATTTGGGAAAAGGTGGGCCGGTTGTTGAAATAGAGGGCGATCCGGCTTAATTCCGCAGTCCTGTTTATATCTTTTTTCATAGCCTTCACATCATCGGGAAACATGATCTCAAAGAGCCGGCCAACCCCTTTGGTATGGTTTTCCAAGGCGGCTTGCCTTGTTTTGAACAAGGTTAACATTACGGCATCACTGTTCTGTTCACAGCAGAGCCCGGGAAATGCTTTGCGCCGGGTGCCGTTGCTTTCCTCCAAAAAAATTTCTTGTTCAATATCAGAAAAATTCCATTCCCGGATACCTGTTTTTTCAAATTCCCTTTTAGCACGTTCAAAGGCATTGGCTTTTTGAGTCGGCCGCTGGGCGGCAAACGCCCCTAATTTTGATAAGTCCCTTAGTGATTTGATTTCCTTGTCTTTGTGATCCCGGATGGATATCCTCATTTTCAGGTGATCCGCAAGATCCTCATCGGACCAGGCCGAGGCGGGAATCACAAGATTGAAATGTTCTCGGATGACCTGGGATAATTTTGAATATAACGGGGCATCGGAGTCGGGCAGGTGGTCTGCAATAAAATCAGCCCGCTGCTGGATGGGCATCAGCTTTATCCGGTGGGTTTTGGGTAATGATTTGATCAATGCTGCAATTTTTTCTCTGAGCAGTCCCGGCACCAGGGTCTCCACCTGGTGAGGGGAAATCAAGGCGGCATCCTGGCTGGGCACTTTCAAGGTCACCCCGTCCGTCTTTGCCCCGGGATTGAAGTTGTAGTCCAGGGCAAACTCCCCCTGGTCCGTGGCAAGGGTATCTGGGAAACGGGCCAAAACCTCTTCGTCCACATCTGTTTTTTGAAGATCCTCACGGGTCATCTTCAAAAAGGTATCATCTTTTTTATCTTTGATGAATTTGGCAAAGGTGCGGATGTTGTAAAAAGGTTGGGGTAGCCGGGACTGGTAGAATGAATAGATCTCATCTTCCGACGCCAGAATGTCCCGCTGTCGGGTTTTGTCTTCTAATGCAGCAATCTCTTCGATGAGATTTTGGTTGTGGTCCATGAATCCGAACTTTTGGACAATCTCCCCCTGGACCAGGGCATGTCGGATAAACAGCTCCCCGGATTCTTCGGGATTGATCTTCCCATAGGCCACGGATCTGCCGCTGGCAAGGATAAGGCCGAACAAAGAGACCTGTTCCGAGGCCACCACCTCTCCGCGTTTTTTTTCCCAATGGGGATCACTGTAGGTTCGGGTGCAAAGGTTCCGGCCGATCTCTTCGATCCAGGCCGGATCAACGTTGCCCACACACCGGGCAAACAGCTGGCTGGTCTTGACATATTCGGCCGCCACAATCCAGTTGCCCGCCTTGTTGAACAGGCCTGAACCCGGGAAGACAACCGCCTGCCTGCCCTTGGCCGCCGTGAACATATTTTTCTCTTTTTTCTGGGCAATGCCGGCCAGGTACCCGTGGAGCAGGGCCTTGTGGATGGCTGCATACAAGGGTCCGCCATGTTCAAATTGATCTGCCTTTGGGCTGGTTTCCTGCTGTTCCGCTGCCGGCGGGGCTGTCTGCGTAATGCCGTGTTCTTTGATCATCCGGGTGATCTGGCCGTGGATATCCTGCCACTCCCGCAGCCGCTTGAACGATAGAAAATTTTCAATGCACCATTTGCGAAGGGCCGACCGCGATTTCAGTCGCTTTCCGGCGTCTATGCAGGCATTCCA
This window contains:
- the hrpA gene encoding ATP-dependent RNA helicase HrpA, yielding MSISDQIKALIPKAMCKDRYMLARSLRSTAKPRQGQGQNFLKNTLLKAQASADARQQRLDNRPQNIRFDPDLPINGKKEEIIKAIQDQDHPVVIISGETGSGKTTQIPKLCLEAGRGISGMIGCTQPRRIAAMTVAKRIAFELNESLGQSVGYKIRFDDHTPDNAYIKLMTDGILLAETQQDRFLNRYDTLIVDEAHERSLNIDFVLGILRGLVKKRSDLKLIITSATIDTEKFSKAFDNAPVIEVSGRMYPVELIYAPIEDDNTSGDSTSAPDDQGYVEAAAAQVAELLIRTRTGDILIFMPTEQDIGETMEILKGKNFGGVTILPLFARLSAGEQAKVFSNGPGRKVVIATNVAETSLTIPGIKYVVDTGLARIPAYSPRTRTTALPVSPVSQSSANQRMGRCGRVENGVCIRLYDEDDFNGRPFFTTPEILRSNLAEVILRMIALQLGDVSTFPFIDPPAPKSIKDGFDTLLELDAIECQTSAKKPGKKYRLTASGHLMARLPMDPKLSRILLNSGDTGVLKEAVVITTALTVSDIRQRPADKVQAADQKHAQFKDPASDFITLLNIWNACIDAGKRLKSRSALRKWCIENFLSFKRLREWQDIHGQITRMIKEHGITQTAPPAAEQQETSPKADQFEHGGPLYAAIHKALLHGYLAGIAQKKEKNMFTAAKGRQAVVFPGSGLFNKAGNWIVAAEYVKTSQLFARCVGNVDPAWIEEIGRNLCTRTYSDPHWEKKRGEVVASEQVSLFGLILASGRSVAYGKINPEESGELFIRHALVQGEIVQKFGFMDHNQNLIEEIAALEDKTRQRDILASEDEIYSFYQSRLPQPFYNIRTFAKFIKDKKDDTFLKMTREDLQKTDVDEEVLARFPDTLATDQGEFALDYNFNPGAKTDGVTLKVPSQDAALISPHQVETLVPGLLREKIAALIKSLPKTHRIKLMPIQQRADFIADHLPDSDAPLYSKLSQVIREHFNLVIPASAWSDEDLADHLKMRISIRDHKDKEIKSLRDLSKLGAFAAQRPTQKANAFERAKREFEKTGIREWNFSDIEQEIFLEESNGTRRKAFPGLCCEQNSDAVMLTLFKTRQAALENHTKGVGRLFEIMFPDDVKAMKKDINRTAELSRIALYFNNRPTFSQMAYNAMAKDFFQKETFTQKAFEAHVQAIRPKLYTLGQQAMEHILTVGREYARCFDQLQTLSLASKNRPVIFNELTAIFNELKNLCPANFLELYDLNRITLLPKNLECLSIRARRWMDNPAKEAQKKELITPYERKLAHLIASLGPGSSTEKSNAVEAFFWMLEEYKISVYAQELKTRFKISPKRMDKALIEASTMI